One Nicotiana tabacum cultivar K326 chromosome 23, ASM71507v2, whole genome shotgun sequence genomic window, ACTGGCAGACAAAACCATAGGTTCTACAATAAGCACAAACTTCAAGAAGAATATCAATTATACAAGAGGGAACAGTACAATAAAGAACAGCATAAGATCATTTAGTCCACCAAAAGGTTTAACAAAGGTTACATCAATCAGAGGACCTTCCACAGCGTTCCCCAACCAAGAAAATCCTCCAGTTGGCAAACCTCAGATAAACTAGGACTTAAGATCCAGACAGGCATGTATTTAGTTTTATATGATCCCTTACCAAGAAGTGAAACAGCATTTTCCATGCTCATCTGCAACAACAATCCAGCTTCCTTTGCAACAGAAGGATCAGCCTCAAGTACTAATTCATCGTGAACCTTAGCAATGTCCAAAGCAAGTGATCATTTTCTAATCAAACAACCTCAATTGCAAATGTAAGCAAATTTCTTCAGGCAACTAAGAGGTGATGAGATATTGACTTTTTTTGTCCTCCTATTAGAGATTCTAAGCACTTCCATAACCAGAAATCCATGAAATTTGTCATAGCATCATCCAAACATTATAAATCGAACAACTACATGCTTCCTAACCAAACTAAACCATATTTCAGTTCACAGAAAACAAATAAAGAGATTGTAACAATATGAAAATTCCTCCTGTGGCATTATTGTGATACATTTGATAAGCACATAATTTTACCAATCAACTAGACCTGTATCAGTGTAATAAAAGAAAACATTTAGCTGAAATGATCAAATAAGTATATCAATTTTCCAATTTGAGTTCTTGAACTTTTGGGACTCTCATTGTAATACAACTCATAGAAGTGTGTCAAACATTCCGGGACATCCCAAATGAAGCAATCTAAATAGGAGTAGAGAGTAGTGACTGATCAATTGAACCAAAATGTAAGCTGTTTCTGTAAAAAGAATGCTGACTGTTTTATCCCTCCTTTTCTTTAGAGACTAACAAGTGCTTTCTGAGAGTACCAGAAACGGACTGGTTGGGGATGTGAATTGTCAGCCTCATAATTGGAAAACAAATGAAGTAGAAGTACCAAGTGAAACATGTTCTGTCCAGGAAGAGAATACTCGGAAACTACCTGTAATATGATCCGGCAATGTCCTTTAAGCACATAAAACTTTTCATCAACCATAGAATTGGACGGAGACTTCTCAAAGTTATCAAGCACAGAATGGATGTTTATCATTGCAATCTTGATAATGTCTGCAGCTGACCCCTAATTACAGCAATAAAGACAAAAAAGGCAATGATAGAATGCGAAAACAGAAAAGGCAAATGATTGAGGAAGGGAAGGGGGCAGGAGAGTCAGAgtggaaaagaaagcaaaactacCTGGCAGATAGAATTCACAGCTTGCCTCTGAGCTTTAGACTGTTCCTTACTGtttccaaattttatttttgccAAGAAGCGCTTTCGTCCCTTGAGGGTCTCTATATAACTGCGTCACAAAAAGAAAGAGGGAAACAATTCAAAGAAATACCAATACAAAAGGCTGTATAGGTAACGAAAAGTAATAACGTGTGACTGCAccaaatacaaaaaatgagtaacTTGGAAAGAAAGAAGATCAAACTAATACAGAAGGCACAGTTGCAAAGCCATTCACATTCAGTTTTAAGCAGATCAACATGGCCGTCAACAATCTGTGTGCAACATATGAATGTTGGTAGACATGATCTTCCCACATTTACGTCAAGATTTCTCTAATTTCCATCCGGAACAGACAAAAGTAAAGGCAACGTCTATCAACGATTGAATAGTAACATTACTCCTAGGTGTAGTGACTCGGGAGCAGGAAGGATATAAGGAAAAGGCAATGGGAAGATTTAAGTGAGACGAAATGCAATAAATAGAGGAGATAGAGAAAGagggagagagagaaagaaacaaagagagtgaaagatatatatatatatatatatagtatatatatatatatagagagagagagagagtaagaCTAAGAAGCACAATATAAAATCTAAAGATGAATATAATGATCCATAAAAAGATTTCTGGAATAATTCATCGTCTTCTACAATAATATCTTCCAAATCTCTTAGAACTTGCTTCAGTGCATATATCAGAACATTCTCCAGTTGATGCATTGATAAACTGAGAGGTGCAATGACAGccatattatatttttatcttgAGAGATGTATCAAGAACTACTTCATCACGAAAACTAACAAGAAAAAaccaacaaaaacaaaagaacacAAAAAAGGGACCCAAAAAAAAGATCCTCCAGTTAATATATAAAAAGTCAGATACTGTAGCAGGCATTTTCTCATCCAGGAATGAGAAGTTTTCAGTAAGTGCACAGGAGAAGGAAACAAAGGCAACTTATGATCCACTACGTGCAACACTGCCATTAAATGACCCTGAATGTGAGCCCTTGCAAGAAATTTATAAGAAACACGTTGTGCATGAACAGGGATGGAGCCAGGGTTTCTGTGATTGCTGTGGCAGGCACGAAGCAAAATATGGAGAAATGTTACTACAACTAGAAAAACACATCTATGCAAGCTTAAcgtgaaaaaagaaagaaggaaagctCAAGTAATAAATATAAACCAGAGATTaaaaacatgaaatgaaaacctATAGTGGCTTGATATTAGGAGATTAACTTAGTTTCAAGTACTTCAACCAAAATTACTCTTATCTGCATCTAATACAGCATAATGAAATGGAAGTAATAAAGAGAAGAAATagcaaaataatttttaaaatataaattgaaAGATCTAAAGCAAAATTGGGCCAAAGTGATCATGAACCTTTGATTGGCATAATTGTTTTagctaattaaaataataatgcaAAGGATTATTTGACGTTTTCATAGTCTAGTGTACAATCATGTAACTCCTTGGTTTGTACAGTTTATTTTTCTTGGCAATCAAGTTATAGCTTAGTCAGTAGATTAAGGTTCTCTCTAGCTTTGGGGATATTCGGTCTGCTCGATGTAAATATATACACATTTACCCATAAGTACATATGTACATTCAGACCACTTATGCCAACTTCTGGACCGTAGAATAATAACTGTAACTTTCAGAAAAAAGCTAGACAATCAAATGCTAGTGAAACTAACTTTAACAAAATTGAACTCACCCTTTCTCACGGCAGGATGTAACTGCTTCCTGTAACCAGGAAGCAACACCAGGGAAAGATCTTTTAAAACTTTTGATTCTTTCAGCAGCTTCATCTGAACTACAATCAATTTGTTCTGCAAGGCTCTTAGCTCCCATTCCATAAAGAATGCCGTAGACCAACCTTTTAGTTTGATCTCGCTCCTCTTGACTCACAATCAACTCTGCTTTACCTGTCCATTTTGCAGCAATCATGGTGAAGACATCACCATGGGGTTCACTAAGCAGCTCGATCAATGAGGAATCTTTAGAGAAATGGGCCATCAATCTCAGTTCTATCTGGGAATAATCTGCTGTTAACAGTAACCAATTCTCCTGCAAAAGAGAATAAAATATTTGATTGAAACCATCCAAAAAGATACTTCACAGAAACTTAAGATTACCCAAGAGATACCTGAGTAGATACAAAAAAATCACGAGCATTGATCTTATAATTATTGACATCTAGCTGACCAACGTCTTTGTCCTCGTTATTCATTTTGAAGTCAACCATATGTTCAACACACTATACGTATGACAAAAAGATAAATTAACCGTTTAGATTATATTATCTTTGAGAAGATGATACATTAATAACAATGAAATAATGGAATAAAAAGGAACCTGAAGGTTAGGTTCCTCCATTGACAGTCGCCCTGTCGCTGTTGACGTCTGGAGCCAATGACCGTGCAGTGTGTACCTCTGTGTCCTCATAGATAGTCTAGCAAGTGAACAAATTGACCCCAACGTACAATTCAAGAGTTTTGCTAGGGTTCGGTGCTCTTTAATGACAGGAATTATTGGATGTTCATTCctgaataaaaagggaaaaaattcaATATAAACAATCAGGAAGACACCGTGGAATTTAGAACAGAGCATTGGACATGCATGCCAATTAATGATCAAAGCAAACAAgcaaaaaatggaaaatgacaTAAAACTTTGTGGGTTAACAATGCAACTGGCCCTAGCTAAAGGctctttctttttacttcttttgTTTGGGATGAGGGACCAGAGGATAAATGATCCTAGATAACCGCACAGAACATAATCATGCAGTAGGAGGTAAGAGTTGAGTGGCCCCAAGTTTCAAGTGAAACACAAGGTAACTTGCTTGAGTAGGTATTATATTGAGAAAAATATCTTTCGCTACCTTAGCAAATCCAAGCAATGCTTATCCGTACTAGGGTGCTGTTTTCCGTTTTTATGTCCTTCTGGAATAGGGAGCTTTAGATGCCCATAGAGTACATTCGCAATATCTGCTGCTGTGTACAATGAAAAAGTCATGCCAGCCAACTTGTAAGCTTCTTTTTCCAGAATCTTCAGCTTTCTTCCCAGAATTTGTCGTGCATGTAGGCATCCTTCCATGTCAACACCTATTCCACAGAGCTCCATGTCTGCAAGAATGTTGACCTACAAGATAAACACAGATATCAATTACTTCCAACATTGAGAATGACATGCCTTTGACAAGTAATAAAAATTTCCTGTGCAGAACATCTGAATCATTGCTCTCCAACCAGGAATGAAAGGATAGTAATCCTCTCTAGTATAAAAGCTTGAGATATTCAGAAAAAGAAGCAGTTCTCTTTTGCTTGAGAACCAAAACAGTTTTTGGTAGCATCTAAAttagaaaaacaaataaataaataaattacactAAGCATGAGATGAAGGTCAAACCATTATTAATAGTAAGATAGATCTTCTTCCAGGGAAAGATACTTCAGCTCATTGCTTATACTCTATTTAAAATTCCAAAACTGAAAAGATTTCTTTTTCTACAGAGGCATAGACATTGTTGTATCGATTAGAAAATgaacaataaaatttacaaaTCTGCAATACCAAATCAACGGATGCTTTTTCAGTTCTTCATAAGGAAGAGGACAATTACTACTTTATAGCAAGCAAATTTCGTGATGCAACACCCTACAAGGTACAAAGTTATAcgtatttcctttccttttcccaACTGACATGTATTTGGCCTTTAAGGTTCAGTTCATGCCAGCTTATTCTGCCTCAAATAAAGAAAGAGAATAAGATTGATAGAATAACACATTATCTATGTCAATTTTCTTCTTAACTTGATATCTTGGATAACAAATTTTTAGAATTCATCACATAATCCAATTTTTTGTCCTCTGCTGGGTAAGCAAAGAATTCAATTTACTATGGACAAATCTGCCATAGCAACCAGAATAAAGTTGCACGAACTTGTGGCCAGTCTCCCCTTTCCTCGGATCCTGGATGTGGCAGTAACAAATTAACTTGTTACAGGTAGACCAGTTAAAGGTAGGATAACTTTGATCTCCCTATAGCAAAGAGAGACAGAAAAAGTTTACACTTCCCTTATTTTGCAGGATTTAATATCAATCTATATGAAGTTAGATTGCAAGATGAAATCCACCTTCGCAATGATTTCTAGAAGGGATTAAATATTGTATGGTTGCACTAGGAATGGATCGCATGCAAATATCTTTTACCAATGGCATTTCAGTTGCTCCAAGTGCCTTAGCAAGTCCTTCAGAAATGACTAGTTTCCATAGAACAGAACACAAGGCTCGTGTTTGTGCTACTCGACGACAACAACCATTATGAGCAACTTGTCGCATCTGATTCTTCCATCTACCATTTCGATTAGCGGCAGCAGCAGCCTCAATGGATAACCTTTTCTTCACTTCCTGCAGGAATAGGGTAACCTTAGAGGACAAATTTTAGACACTAATGCACTTATAATCATCAATTACTCAATGGGCCACTCCCAATTACAGTAGTATCATTAGATATTGAACCTATAAGACGATGATCCAGCACAGGATATTCCAGGACAGTAAAAGACTAGATTCGGACAACGATAATATGTTTGAGCTGATTACTAACGAGACAATAGAGTTACCTTTTCTATACTTGGGCCAGAACCTTTCTCCTCATCAGGCCAGAGGATCCAAGCTACTATACACAAGTCAATTGCATCTTGAACGGGAACAGGAGACAACAGAAAGCAATTGTTCTCGATAAGATCCACACCAACAGTCTTGACCAATTGACTCAAGCCACCAAATCTCTGAATTGAAACAGTAGGATGCTTGAGTACCTGAATCTGAACTTTTAAGTTCCATGtaaacttttttatattttttttcctcaTTGTGGTACTAATTCTATTCCATCGCTGTATTGCTATCTCCCACTGAAGCTTTGGTGGTAGAGAACTCCCAGTATCACCACAGGTAATGGGCGATAATTGGCCTTTCCTTCTGCTGTTGGACCAAAATAAGTCTCTCGGAAGATTTACATAATAGACGGGAGAGTCTTCCCAACAAATGGCTATGCCATATATTTCAAAAGGGGCAATGCTGTTCAGTGCAGACTTTTTGCTGAAGTGGACATCAAAGTAGAACTCTCCAGCCGCTTCCCAGAAACCCAGGAAAGACTCAAATCcaccagcaacagcagtagcattCATAGGACCCTTCTCTGATGCTTCTTTGACTCTTCCATTACATATCTCACCTCCTTCACATTGCAGTTTCCTGACATGATTATGATCGCCATAAGTACCACCTCCTTCAATGCCCTTAATTTTTAAAGTTGGTGGGGAAGTCTTCGCATTATCAATATGATGAGTAGTTTCATGAAGTTCACCACTAAGACCATTTGATCCTTCTATATCAAATGCCTCTTTGCCAGCAACTGTTTTCCGTTTTGAATTATCTCCACCTGCATCAGAAATAGTAACATTGACCTCCTTACTTCTTTCCAGGAATAATGTGGAAAGGACTTGATTCGCGTTCTCCAGGCTAACAAAGCTACTAGTTGACCCTTCTGCAGAGGAGGTACTAGCTTCTTTGCGAGCACTATGTCCAGCAGCAGTAGATATGACAGGCTGGGCAAGCGTTGGGACATCAAGTCCAAGCGACCTGAAAGCTGAGAATGCAGCAAGCCTTGCTTCCTCAGCTTTATCAAGAACAATCTTGCGTGCaccattttttatcttttttgcaACTCCTAATTGGATCCTCCGTTGTGCAGAACCTTCCATAGTTTATAAAGCAATTTTCCCAATTAACAGACAAATAAATAAATCATTTAAAATGGCTATCCATGTATTAAATCACAGGAAAATTGGTATGCATATGAAAACCTGAAGGAATGCCAGTAGAAGGAATAAGGGGATAGTTAAAATATGCATGCCATCAGAAGTACAATATATTGAAATGTGGTTTCTTGTTCAAATGGGAAGTGGAGACTCTATTGTTGCGTCAAATGAATAAGAGAAAATTAATCCAGCACACTGCAAGGAAACATGAACTGTAGAAGGAAGAAGCATACTGAAGCAAGAAGACTGATGGTGACATTACATTTCTCAACTTATGTTGCTTGTTACAAAATCTTGTAAGACTTACAGAACCATATGAAAAGTCAGTCATAAGCATCATAGTTATTATTTCCACATTGCTTCTCAAATGTAGGGATGCCAAAACCAGATAGACCAATCCACGGATAAATGCAAAGAAAGTAATGGTCTCCATCCAGCACGTGAAGCATTAAGGGTAAGTAACAGACCATCAACGTGGGCCCAAATCATCGAAACCTCACCTTGCTCAGCCCATGATGAAGACTCAAAAAGTACTTTGACAATCTCAGGAATTGATGCTTCAGCAATTGCTTCAGGTGTCCGAAAACCAGCTTTATACAGTGCTCGAGCTCGGGAACCCTGGTGACTTCTAATTAGTTTTAAAGAACTTGACTAAAATATACAGAAAATATAAATGGAGGAGAAATTCAGTTACCTTAACATATGGAATGGTGGTGAGCTCTACAATCTCTGCCCTCACTCCAAATGAGACACGATTTTGGAACTTTGATACTAAGCCTTCAAGATCATGCCAACCAAGCCTCTCACAGAAGACAGAAACCATGGAGGCAAACCTTCCAGCATTTTCTTGTAAGGCCTGAACCATGCCCCTTGCGACCCTAAACGCATCACAAACCTCGACAACTGGCACTTCCTTCATCCCATAATGAGACATTTGGAATTAGGAAGACTATGAAAAGAATACTTCTTAAGCAACAACTAAGACAATTCAGTGAGAGACAAGCATTGCAAGATATCAACAATTAGCTAGAGAAAAAAGTGTTGAAGGAGTAAAATGATGCAAATCATCGAGTTCAGTACTTGCAGGTGCAACAAgagaataaaaaatatatattgaagATTAGATGATTTGAGGAACACAAGGCACACCTATTTCTAGGTGTTAAATACAAGATACATATGACGATTGTCTAATGTGGGAATATCTCACATAAGAAAACAACTCCTCTAATACTCTACTCTAACATTCTAACACTAAAACTTACTCCCtccatcccaatttatgtggcaccattttaagaaaaaaatgaagacttttgcaACTTATGGTCTAAAACAAACCTTAGACATTTGGgtggctataaatcatctcaCTAAGGGTAAAATGggaattttaaagttaaattatttctaaatatagaaatgtgACATTCTTTTTGGGTCAGACTAAAAAAGAAAGTGTGTCGCATAAATTGGGATAGAGGGAGTACTATTCTAACAGCAGGGATTCGCAATAAAGCATAATAAGTGTGTTGTATACTGAAACGTTCCATGAAGAAGAGGTGACAGACAGAGATACAGTAGTGTTTGATATCCATTTCACAGATTTTACCTGCACGAGCCTTGACAATATAAGAGCCACAAAGAATCTCCTACAAATGCGAAGCATGTGCTCATCTGAAGGCATATGGTCATTCAGAGATCTGTTATCAAACTTCCCCTGTAACCCTTTAGTACCAGTCTTTGACCTATACGATGTACGAACTGGTGCACCATGAGCCATTCGCATCAAAAAGGGTTCTTGAACTCCAACCCGATTACCAACTGACTGCACATCAAAACACACAGCCAACAATTATCTCCATCACAACCATCATGATTGTAGGAACAAACTTATCTCTGAAATAATGTCAGACAATTATCAAATTAGCAACCAAGCACACACTCTCATGACCCCAAATCTTGACATGCCACCTTATAGCACACAGAAGCTGTCTGGAAGCATTAAAATCACTTTGAACATTAACTGATTAAACGTTCAAGCTAAAGTATTCAATTAGCATTGACTATTGAGAACATACAATCAAGTGACCGATCATTAAAATACATGTTCCTGCTGAAGAACGTTTTTTTTCCTGTAATTCTTGATGTAATAAGATACTTTAGGGTAGAGGAAGAAAACAAAAACTCCATAATTTACCAGTTAACCTTGCATCTTAGTTGACTATGCAAGATACTTCAGCTACAAATCCTTGAAGACAAAGAACTTATGTTATGCAGTTAACATTAAGGAGTCATAAACTTCCCGTGTCAGAGAACAAGAAATTAGCTCCATTAACTACAGTACCTTGCATGTACACAAGAACTCTTTTTCAACTATACAAAACATAGCTCATGAACCATTAGCATGTTTTCCTTGCAAAGCTGACAAATGTTAGAAAAAGCTCAACCCATCCAAACTTATTTGTCAAGGCAGAAGATGAATATTTTTTAGATAATTGACAGGAGCTGAATAATGTAAGAGCGGTTGAAGTCCTACCTTGGCTAATACTTGAAGTCTACTGGTCATATTATTCGTCTATTGGAAAATACATCAAATGAGTGAAAGACGTGGCAAAGGTAAACTCCTGAACAATAAGCAAGTGAAGGATAATCTAGCAGCATGTAAGGTTCAATCAAGCAAATACAACAAGATGGATATGGGGCAATCTCACAGAGAAGACAGGAGGACAGAGCGTTAAACAACTTGGGAAATAAAAACACACAACCCCCTCCcccaacaaaaaagaaaaaaaaccatGCAATTATGACAATGATTTAAAAATGAACAGATGATTATGGAGCAAAACTCTATAGTTCAGTTACCTGATCCAGGGCAGACAACTCCATGAACCTCTGGTAATACAGTTCCCAGTCAGGCTCAACATCAACATTAATGGGTGTCACTAAGTAAACAACATGCAGATCAGATGCAAGCACAAACCCTTCCCTCGCTCTAATCAAATCATCCAAGACAACCTAGAAAACAAGAGAACGAGCACAATTGGATTCCCAT contains:
- the LOC107771155 gene encoding helicase and polymerase-containing protein TEBICHI; the encoded protein is MDSDTPRARIDQFFASKKKRKSLSPSLKPARAKKDVKISLEGSPSTKGSLDGYLVTSQDDDSKSLRKARGTPVKRNLTLEIGSYLKDENKESTSLVKARSTTFETKTSKEKSVISLDSRVVENRGHGEDVLVTAQVTRNSELKQFATNFLSLYCSELPASLSLPSAQSEGASKRSGSPSILDVDNKHAKRIRCISSENESNINRKTNSDDAALNSFEVMEGNTSVEAQISLIKCNNVRAIGPTESETPGSTSTKLRVDDTPKSSRGSSIFSPGETFWNEAIQVADGLFAGSDKFSFQAAQESDALKTHKEIINSNCLGDGECGNKSNKIFDDCIETVSDAGVVSAVGSQRKLGKDLDGEKSPMPVKHFDFASDEKNFDVVQSLRNNTDIQIISGKKTGSQDNVSLSSSPVLSPRKAAQAKGKILEVQNVTPECPVSKGNKDVLIQDTDIMASTTPPEKLNNSAANSLSSKDNTPSSIAPIKNHLDLNHWLPSEICSIYRKKGISKLYSWQVDCLQVDGVLQNRNLVYCASTSAGKSFVAEILMLRRILSSGKMGLLVLPYVSICAEKAEHLEVILEPVGKHVRSYYGNQGGGSLPKDTSIAVCTIEKANSLINRLLEEGRLSELGIIVIDELHMVGDQSRGYLLELMLTKLRYASGEGNTESSSGESSGTSSVKVDPAGSLQIVGMSATLPNVTAVADWLQAALYQTEFRPVPLEEYIKVGSTIYNRKMDIVRTVSKVAELSGKDPDHIVELCNEVVQEGHSVLIFCSSRKGCESTARHVAKYLKRFSLNHLSNQNESIDITSAIDALRRSPAGLDPVLEETLPAGVAYHHAGLTVEERETVETCYRRGLLRVLTATSTLAAGVNLPARRVIFRQPRIGRDFIDGTRYRQMAGRAGRTGIDTKGESVLICKPEEVKRIMTLLNESCPPLHSCLSEDKNGMIHAILEVVAGGIVQTASDINRYVRCTLLNSTKPFDDVVKSAQDSLRWLCHKKFLEWSEDTKLYTVTPLGRASFGSSLSPEESLVVLDDLIRAREGFVLASDLHVVYLVTPINVDVEPDWELYYQRFMELSALDQSVGNRVGVQEPFLMRMAHGAPVRTSYRSKTGTKGLQGKFDNRSLNDHMPSDEHMLRICRRFFVALILSRLVQEVPVVEVCDAFRVARGMVQALQENAGRFASMVSVFCERLGWHDLEGLVSKFQNRVSFGVRAEIVELTTIPYVKGSRARALYKAGFRTPEAIAEASIPEIVKVLFESSSWAEQGSAQRRIQLGVAKKIKNGARKIVLDKAEEARLAAFSAFRSLGLDVPTLAQPVISTAAGHSARKEASTSSAEGSTSSFVSLENANQVLSTLFLERSKEVNVTISDAGGDNSKRKTVAGKEAFDIEGSNGLSGELHETTHHIDNAKTSPPTLKIKGIEGGGTYGDHNHVRKLQCEGGEICNGRVKEASEKGPMNATAVAGGFESFLGFWEAAGEFYFDVHFSKKSALNSIAPFEIYGIAICWEDSPVYYVNLPRDLFWSNSRRKGQLSPITCGDTGSSLPPKLQWEIAIQRWNRISTTMRKKNIKKFTWNLKVQIQVLKHPTVSIQRFGGLSQLVKTVGVDLIENNCFLLSPVPVQDAIDLCIVAWILWPDEEKGSGPSIEKEVKKRLSIEAAAAANRNGRWKNQMRQVAHNGCCRRVAQTRALCSVLWKLVISEGLAKALGATEMPLVNILADMELCGIGVDMEGCLHARQILGRKLKILEKEAYKLAGMTFSLYTAADIANVLYGHLKLPIPEGHKNGKQHPSTDKHCLDLLRNEHPIIPVIKEHRTLAKLLNCTLGSICSLARLSMRTQRYTLHGHWLQTSTATGRLSMEEPNLQCVEHMVDFKMNNEDKDVGQLDVNNYKINARDFFVSTQENWLLLTADYSQIELRLMAHFSKDSSLIELLSEPHGDVFTMIAAKWTGKAELIVSQEERDQTKRLVYGILYGMGAKSLAEQIDCSSDEAAERIKSFKRSFPGVASWLQEAVTSCREKGYIETLKGRKRFLAKIKFGNSKEQSKAQRQAVNSICQGSAADIIKIAMINIHSVLDNFEKSPSNSMVDEKFYVLKGHCRIILQVHDELVLEADPSVAKEAGLLLQMSMENAVSLLVPLHVKLKIGRTWGSLEPFQVIE